The nucleotide sequence GCAAAAAAACTCAATATATGCTTAGATCGAATGAAAGCTAATTTTATTTTTAATCAATATAGTGAGCTGAAAATTTCTTTTAAATACCAGCAATCCAAAAATTATTTGACTTGTGTAGCGCATATTTAGCGTGCATTAACACCCAGGCATGGTATGCATTTTGATAATTCCTGCTGCAACCTCTGAGACCACGACAATTCTCTCGCTCTCTCAGTTATGTCCGCAAAAGACACATAACCGACTCTATTCTCAGGTAAATCATTATTAAACTCTTGTAATGATGTTGCATGCTGCTTTTGCATCTCTTTTACAATAAAAAACTCTCTAAAATCTTTAGAGACTAAAAGCATGCTAGTGATATTACCTTCATTTTCATTATAATCATATTGATTACCTTTGGAATCGCTAATTTGTAGTTTTTCATCTTTTAAAGTTATGTTATAAGTAAGTTTTGTATGATGAACAAAGTTAC is from Alphaproteobacteria bacterium and encodes:
- a CDS encoding 4-phosphopantetheinyl transferase family protein, with product MIIFYKFWTAKEAILKAIGLGFFIDAKKLNICLDRMKANFIFNQYSELKISFKYQQSKNYLTCVAHI